A stretch of the Marivirga tractuosa DSM 4126 genome encodes the following:
- a CDS encoding queuosine precursor transporter, with protein sequence MDAVKPNGSLNRKKRNLFIALSGIFLTNALLAEILGVKIFSAEATLGFPPAQIKLFGDFVLDFNLTAGVIIWPIVFITTDIINEYFGKKGVRRISFLTALFILYSFFVIYGVTKLAPADFWLNVNSPDPQGNEFNINYAYGVIFQQGLGIIIGSLTAFLIGQFLDVLVFQHLRKFTGSGKIWLRATGSTLVSQLIDSFVVLWIAFFVFGNWSIEQVLSVGVINYIYKGALAILLTPLLYVAHFLIDRYLGKENAEKVTEEAAGEGFF encoded by the coding sequence ATGGATGCGGTAAAGCCAAATGGATCGCTCAATAGAAAGAAAAGAAATCTTTTCATTGCTTTAAGCGGGATTTTTCTGACCAATGCTTTATTGGCTGAGATATTAGGAGTCAAGATTTTTTCAGCTGAGGCTACCTTGGGCTTTCCACCAGCCCAGATCAAACTATTTGGAGATTTCGTTCTGGATTTTAATCTCACAGCAGGAGTTATCATTTGGCCTATAGTTTTTATCACTACTGATATCATCAATGAGTATTTTGGTAAAAAAGGAGTCCGCAGAATCAGTTTTTTGACTGCACTTTTTATCCTTTATTCATTTTTTGTGATTTATGGTGTTACAAAATTAGCTCCCGCTGATTTCTGGTTAAATGTTAACTCACCGGATCCACAGGGTAATGAATTCAATATCAATTATGCTTATGGAGTAATTTTCCAACAAGGACTAGGAATTATAATTGGATCTTTAACAGCTTTCCTGATAGGCCAGTTTTTAGATGTATTGGTTTTTCAGCATCTAAGAAAATTTACTGGTAGTGGCAAGATTTGGCTTCGAGCTACTGGTTCTACATTAGTCAGCCAATTAATTGACAGTTTTGTTGTCTTATGGATCGCTTTCTTTGTTTTTGGCAACTGGAGTATAGAGCAAGTCCTTTCAGTAGGTGTAATTAATTACATTTACAAAGGCGCCTTAGCCATTTTACTTACCCCATTATTGTATGTAGCTCATTTCTTGATAGACCGCTACTTAGGAAAAGAAAATGCAGAGAAAGTGACTGAGGAAGCTGCTGGGGAGGGTTTTTTCTGA
- a CDS encoding ribonuclease Z — MSFEVHILGSNSAAPAHGRHHTSQVLRIQDMQIMIDCGEATQLQMKRYGLRKNRLSHIFISHLHGDHFLGLMGLLSTMHLNGRKTALYLHGPVGLSEIISLHLKYANTRLSYPIHFQELKGDQSELILDHPKITVHTIPLQHRIPCTGFLIKEKPKPKRLKKEKVSELRVRDINILKKGEDVLDESGNLKFKNTDYTLPAKKSRSYAYCSDTKYNEDIIPLVKEVDLLYHEGTFLHDNLERAESTFHTTAKQAGIIAQKANVGQLLIGHFSNRYKELQPLLEEAQKEFTNTALAEEGKVFTIEE, encoded by the coding sequence TTGTCTTTTGAAGTTCACATATTAGGTTCCAATTCTGCAGCCCCGGCTCACGGGAGGCATCATACTTCCCAAGTATTGCGCATACAGGATATGCAAATTATGATCGATTGCGGGGAAGCTACACAATTGCAAATGAAAAGATATGGCTTAAGAAAAAATCGCTTAAGCCATATCTTTATTAGTCATTTGCACGGGGATCATTTCTTGGGACTAATGGGCTTATTGTCCACCATGCACTTGAACGGCAGAAAAACTGCATTATATTTGCATGGACCTGTGGGTTTGTCTGAGATTATCAGTTTGCATTTGAAGTATGCCAATACCCGACTAAGTTATCCCATTCATTTCCAGGAGTTAAAAGGAGATCAATCCGAATTGATTTTGGATCACCCAAAAATAACAGTTCATACCATTCCACTTCAACATAGAATTCCTTGCACAGGGTTTTTGATAAAAGAAAAACCTAAACCCAAGCGGTTGAAAAAGGAAAAAGTATCCGAATTAAGAGTTCGAGATATTAATATTCTGAAAAAGGGAGAAGATGTGTTGGATGAATCGGGAAATCTAAAATTTAAAAACACAGATTATACCTTGCCGGCCAAAAAGTCCAGAAGCTATGCATATTGTTCTGACACCAAATATAATGAGGATATAATTCCTTTGGTTAAGGAAGTGGATTTGCTTTATCATGAAGGTACATTTTTGCATGATAATTTAGAAAGGGCAGAATCTACTTTCCATACCACAGCAAAGCAAGCAGGTATTATTGCCCAAAAAGCAAATGTAGGGCAGTTATTGATTGGTCACTTTTCCAATCGATATAAAGAATTACAACCTTTATTGGAGGAAGCCCAAAAGGAATTTACCAATACTGCTTTAGCAGAGGAGGGAAAAGTTTTTACCATAGAGGAATAA
- a CDS encoding STAS domain-containing protein: MKYSIDKEEKYSLIKIKEEKFDSSVASGFKSDLVTMQAEGVQNMVIDMSEVKYVDSSGLSALLVGNRVIGENGGAFIIAAPTEHTEKLIKISQLDKVFDILPTVHEAVESVFMHELEKALGEEGDSE; the protein is encoded by the coding sequence ATGAAATATTCAATTGATAAAGAAGAGAAGTACTCATTAATAAAGATAAAGGAAGAGAAATTTGATTCTTCAGTAGCTTCGGGCTTCAAGTCTGATTTGGTGACCATGCAGGCAGAAGGTGTTCAAAACATGGTGATTGACATGTCAGAAGTGAAATATGTAGATTCATCAGGCTTGAGCGCTTTATTGGTAGGAAATAGAGTGATAGGTGAAAACGGAGGGGCTTTTATTATTGCAGCACCCACTGAGCATACTGAGAAATTAATTAAAATCTCTCAATTAGATAAGGTGTTTGATATTTTACCTACCGTGCACGAAGCAGTGGAATCTGTTTTCATGCATGAATTGGAAAAAGCCTTGGGTGAAGAAGGCGATAGCGAGTAA